Proteins co-encoded in one Cytobacillus sp. NJ13 genomic window:
- a CDS encoding alpha-ketoacid dehydrogenase subunit beta yields the protein MKTAVEAKTMTLVQAITDALDTMLNEKEEVLLLGEDIGKNGGVFRATDGLQAKYGEGRVIDTPLSEAGFVGAGIGMAVNGFLPVIEIQFLGFIYPAYEQIMTHASRIRMRTMGHYTVPMVIRAPYGAGVRAPEIHCDSTEAIFTHMPGIKVVCPSSPYDAKGLLIAAIEDPDPVLFLEPMRCYRSAKEEVPEGKYSIEIGKGNKLMEGDDVTVITWGAMVPEAMKAAKLMKEKNTHCDVIDLRTLFPLDKDMIAESVQKTGRTVIVHEAHATGGVGNDVLAIINDTSFLYQKAPVERVTGFDAPVPYFGFEDHYLPTPARIQQAIEKVMKF from the coding sequence ATGAAAACGGCAGTTGAAGCAAAAACCATGACATTGGTTCAAGCCATTACCGATGCACTAGATACCATGCTGAATGAAAAAGAAGAGGTTTTGCTGCTGGGCGAAGATATCGGAAAGAACGGTGGTGTTTTTCGTGCAACTGATGGTCTTCAGGCTAAGTATGGCGAGGGCCGTGTTATTGATACTCCTTTAAGTGAAGCGGGTTTTGTCGGAGCGGGGATTGGCATGGCTGTAAATGGATTTTTACCGGTAATTGAAATTCAGTTTCTGGGTTTTATCTATCCTGCATATGAACAAATTATGACGCATGCTTCGAGGATCCGAATGAGGACTATGGGACATTATACTGTTCCGATGGTTATAAGGGCTCCATATGGTGCAGGTGTAAGGGCTCCGGAAATTCACTGTGATTCAACTGAAGCCATTTTTACTCATATGCCTGGCATTAAAGTAGTCTGCCCATCCAGTCCTTATGACGCGAAAGGACTGCTGATTGCTGCCATTGAAGACCCGGATCCAGTTCTTTTTCTAGAGCCGATGCGCTGCTATCGTTCGGCCAAGGAGGAAGTTCCTGAAGGGAAGTATAGCATTGAAATTGGAAAAGGCAATAAGCTCATGGAGGGTGATGATGTGACGGTCATTACGTGGGGAGCAATGGTGCCTGAAGCTATGAAAGCGGCAAAGCTGATGAAAGAAAAGAACACTCATTGTGATGTGATTGATTTAAGAACCCTTTTCCCCCTGGATAAAGATATGATCGCAGAATCTGTCCAAAAGACAGGGAGAACAGTCATTGTCCATGAAGCTCATGCTACCGGTGGAGTAGGAAATGATGTGCTTGCCATCATTAATGATACATCGTTTTTATATCAAAAAGCACCTGTTGAACGGGTTACTGGATTTGATGCACCAGTGCCATATTTCGGTTTTGAGGACCATTACCTGCCAACTCCGGCAAGGATCCAGCAAGCAATAGAAAAAGTTATGAAGTTTTAG
- a CDS encoding Glu/Leu/Phe/Val dehydrogenase — MTDMFQKIKDHEQVVFCNDESTGLKAIIAIHSTRLGPALGGCRMFPYNSVDDALEDVLRLSKGMTYKCAAADCDFGGGKAVIIGDPLKDKTPELFRAFGQFVESLNGRFYTGTDMGTSTEDFVHALKETNCIVGVDEVYGGSGDSSVPTAQGVIYGLQATNKALNGTDDLSGKSYAIQGLGKVGYKVAERLLEEGADLFVTDISRQAIDQLLSKAKEMGAGVKVLSSNEIYDAQADFFVPCAMGGVINDDTIGKLKVKAIVGSANNQLMDMRHGQILNNKGILYAPDYIVNAGGLIQVADELYTPNKERVLRKTKAIYNSLLNIYEHAEANGITTVEASNQFCESRIEARTRRNSFFSHMKRPKWAVRT; from the coding sequence ATGACAGATATGTTCCAAAAAATTAAAGATCATGAACAAGTCGTTTTCTGCAACGATGAATCTACTGGTTTAAAGGCAATCATTGCAATCCACAGCACTAGATTGGGTCCGGCATTGGGAGGCTGCCGTATGTTTCCATACAACAGCGTCGATGATGCCCTTGAAGATGTCCTCCGATTATCAAAAGGCATGACCTATAAATGTGCAGCAGCCGATTGTGACTTCGGAGGCGGGAAGGCTGTAATTATCGGGGATCCATTAAAAGATAAAACACCCGAACTATTCCGCGCTTTTGGCCAATTTGTTGAATCATTGAACGGGCGGTTCTACACAGGAACAGACATGGGTACTTCCACAGAAGATTTTGTTCATGCCCTGAAGGAAACGAATTGCATTGTAGGGGTAGATGAGGTTTATGGAGGAAGCGGCGATTCTTCGGTACCAACCGCACAGGGTGTTATTTATGGTCTTCAGGCAACAAATAAAGCACTGAATGGAACAGACGACCTTTCAGGCAAAAGTTATGCCATTCAGGGACTTGGCAAAGTTGGATATAAAGTGGCAGAAAGACTGCTGGAGGAAGGGGCAGATTTATTTGTGACAGATATCAGCCGGCAGGCAATCGACCAGCTTCTCAGTAAAGCGAAAGAAATGGGTGCCGGAGTGAAGGTATTATCCAGCAATGAAATATATGATGCCCAGGCAGACTTTTTTGTTCCATGTGCAATGGGCGGCGTCATTAATGATGACACAATCGGCAAGCTTAAAGTAAAAGCAATCGTAGGTTCTGCCAATAACCAGCTTATGGATATGCGCCATGGACAAATCCTTAATAATAAGGGCATCTTATACGCTCCCGATTATATTGTGAATGCAGGGGGATTAATCCAGGTCGCAGACGAATTATACACACCTAATAAAGAAAGGGTACTCCGCAAAACAAAAGCTATTTATAACTCTCTTCTGAACATCTACGAACATGCTGAAGCAAATGGAATAACAACGGTGGAAGCATCCAACCAATTCTGCGAGAGCCGCATAGAAGCGCGCACACGCAGAAATAGCTTTTTTTCCCATATGAAACGCCCGAAGTGGGCAGTAAGAACCTAA
- a CDS encoding ABC transporter ATP-binding protein, giving the protein MLQLNQIHKVFNEGTPDEKIALDTINLTLNEGDFVTVIGSNGAGKSTLMNIISGVMIPDAGSVYIDGQNVTGMSEYKRAKLIGRVFQDPMAGTAPSMTIEENLAMAYSRNKTRTLRKGVTKKRKDYFREVLETLHLGLEDRLNAKVGLLSGGERQALSLLMATFTEPSILLLDEHTAALDPARAELITNLTKEIVEKYNLTTLMVTHNMQQALDLGNRLIMMDKGQIILEVDDGQKQHLTIEQLLNEFQRIRGTKMASDRALLS; this is encoded by the coding sequence GTGCTGCAATTAAATCAGATTCATAAAGTCTTCAATGAAGGTACTCCAGATGAAAAGATTGCACTGGATACGATCAATCTCACATTGAATGAGGGGGACTTTGTCACCGTTATCGGAAGTAATGGGGCAGGGAAGTCCACTTTAATGAATATTATCTCCGGTGTCATGATTCCTGATGCCGGGTCCGTTTATATCGATGGCCAAAATGTGACTGGCATGTCTGAATATAAAAGGGCAAAGCTCATAGGCCGGGTTTTTCAGGATCCGATGGCCGGTACCGCTCCGTCCATGACAATTGAAGAAAATCTCGCCATGGCGTATTCAAGGAATAAAACAAGAACATTAAGAAAAGGAGTTACGAAAAAGCGCAAAGACTATTTTCGTGAAGTTCTTGAAACGCTTCATCTTGGCCTTGAAGACCGTTTAAATGCAAAGGTTGGTTTATTATCAGGAGGAGAAAGGCAGGCACTTTCATTATTAATGGCTACCTTCACAGAGCCATCCATTCTTTTGCTCGATGAACATACCGCTGCTCTTGATCCGGCTCGCGCAGAGCTTATAACGAATCTGACAAAGGAAATTGTAGAAAAGTACAATTTAACCACTTTAATGGTCACTCATAATATGCAGCAGGCGCTGGATTTAGGAAATAGGCTGATTATGATGGATAAAGGCCAGATTATTCTTGAAGTAGATGATGGACAGAAACAGCATCTGACAATTGAACAGCTTCTAAACGAATTTCAGCGGATTCGCGGAACAAAAATGGCAAGTGATCGTGCTTTGCTTTCTTAG
- a CDS encoding thioesterase produces the protein MKPGLQIGNQAVVHAVVSPEMFAQFEGEVIHPAYSTVTMIYHMEWASRLLIIPYLDEEEEGMGGAVTARHLSPSPEGSSIIITATVSRLDGNSVYSTVTVHNGKILAGEGEVKQVILKKSRIAELLKRD, from the coding sequence ATGAAACCTGGGCTGCAAATTGGGAACCAGGCAGTTGTCCATGCAGTGGTTTCCCCTGAGATGTTCGCACAGTTTGAAGGGGAGGTCATTCATCCTGCCTATTCAACCGTAACGATGATCTATCACATGGAATGGGCATCCCGCCTGCTGATCATCCCCTACTTGGATGAGGAAGAAGAAGGAATGGGGGGAGCTGTTACAGCCAGGCATTTATCGCCTTCACCTGAAGGGTCATCCATTATCATAACAGCTACCGTATCCAGGCTGGATGGAAATTCAGTTTACTCAACTGTAACTGTCCATAATGGAAAAATACTTGCTGGCGAAGGTGAAGTCAAACAGGTGATTCTGAAAAAAAGCAGGATTGCAGAATTGTTAAAGAGAGACTAA
- the pdhA gene encoding pyruvate dehydrogenase (acetyl-transferring) E1 component subunit alpha — protein MENHFPIRRIMDENGNIINSDYEEKITEKLVKEFYRNMARIRIFDRKAISLQRQGRIGTYAPYEGQEASQVGTAAALKENDWMFPTYRDHGAAMTFGHSLRNILLFWNGRNEGCVPPDGKKIFPPAIPIATQIPHAAGAAFAERKKGTSNAAIAYFGDGATSEGDFHEGLNFASIFKAPVVFFNQNNQYAISVPFNKQMNTKTIAQKALAYDIPGVRIDGNDVFMVYFETLNALEKARKGEGPTLIEAVTWRYGAHTTADDPSKYRDQSESSNRRQETDPILRLERWMKNMGIFDEKWVQTTEEKAAAEIDKAIAEMEDFPPADPAVIFDHVFAEPTWQIRQQKEEYLKLMGGGR, from the coding sequence ATGGAAAATCACTTTCCGATCAGACGGATAATGGACGAAAATGGAAACATCATCAATTCCGACTATGAAGAAAAAATAACTGAAAAACTTGTAAAAGAGTTTTATAGAAATATGGCAAGAATCCGTATTTTTGACCGCAAGGCTATTTCACTCCAGCGCCAGGGCAGGATAGGCACATATGCACCTTATGAAGGACAGGAGGCTTCCCAGGTCGGAACTGCTGCTGCCCTAAAGGAGAACGATTGGATGTTTCCTACCTATCGCGATCACGGAGCAGCTATGACCTTTGGCCACTCACTGAGAAATATCCTCTTGTTTTGGAACGGAAGAAATGAAGGGTGTGTGCCGCCTGACGGAAAGAAAATTTTTCCTCCGGCCATCCCGATTGCGACACAAATCCCTCATGCGGCAGGAGCTGCTTTCGCTGAAAGGAAAAAAGGTACATCAAATGCCGCTATTGCTTATTTTGGAGACGGTGCGACTTCCGAGGGGGATTTTCATGAAGGGTTGAATTTCGCCAGTATTTTTAAAGCGCCGGTTGTCTTTTTTAATCAGAACAATCAATACGCCATATCTGTTCCTTTTAACAAGCAGATGAATACAAAAACAATTGCACAAAAAGCCCTGGCTTACGATATTCCGGGAGTCAGAATCGATGGCAATGATGTTTTCATGGTTTATTTTGAAACCTTAAATGCTTTAGAAAAGGCACGTAAAGGTGAAGGGCCGACACTAATCGAAGCAGTTACGTGGAGATATGGGGCACATACCACTGCAGATGATCCATCTAAGTACCGTGATCAATCGGAAAGCAGCAATAGAAGACAGGAGACTGACCCCATTTTAAGACTTGAGCGGTGGATGAAAAATATGGGGATATTCGATGAGAAATGGGTGCAGACCACTGAAGAAAAAGCAGCTGCTGAAATAGATAAGGCTATAGCCGAAATGGAGGATTTTCCTCCTGCCGATCCAGCAGTTATTTTTGACCATGTCTTTGCAGAGCCGACATGGCAAATCAGGCAGCAGAAAGAAGAGTACCTGAAGCTGATGGGAGGTGGCCGATAA
- a CDS encoding ABC transporter permease, with translation MFTAIFGAFESGIIYAIMALGVYLSFRVLDFPDLTVDGSFVTGAAVAATMIVSGANPFLATITALFAGFIAGCLTGIIHTFGKINALLSGILMMIALYSINLRIMGKSNVPLLNTETAITNVRDFWDKTGIDPFFNGILTMVGLGDSLPRTWGIILFMLVVTLAIKFLTDRFLQTEIGLALRATGDNKRMIRSLSANTNMMVILGLGISNAMVAFSGALIAQQGGFADVGMGIGMIIIGLASVIIGEALFGTKTIARTTLAVIGGAIIYRIVVTMALRVEFLEPGDMKLITATIVILALIMPKIIDRTKEKKRKAKRLAGSMNISELPSGGKGETGAAIKSDS, from the coding sequence ATGTTTACAGCCATATTCGGTGCGTTCGAGTCAGGGATTATCTACGCAATTATGGCACTTGGAGTATATTTATCGTTCAGGGTCCTGGACTTTCCGGATTTAACGGTTGATGGAAGTTTTGTGACTGGAGCGGCGGTAGCTGCAACCATGATTGTCAGCGGTGCTAATCCTTTTCTGGCAACGATCACTGCATTATTTGCAGGTTTTATAGCCGGCTGCCTTACTGGTATTATTCATACTTTTGGAAAAATCAATGCTCTGTTATCAGGAATCCTGATGATGATTGCTCTGTATTCGATAAACCTTCGTATCATGGGTAAATCAAATGTTCCCCTCTTGAACACAGAAACAGCTATTACAAATGTCAGGGATTTTTGGGATAAAACAGGAATTGATCCTTTTTTCAACGGTATATTGACCATGGTGGGGCTTGGCGACAGCCTCCCAAGAACATGGGGCATTATCCTCTTTATGTTAGTTGTAACATTGGCAATAAAATTCTTGACAGATCGGTTTCTTCAGACAGAGATTGGATTAGCTTTAAGGGCTACAGGTGACAACAAGAGGATGATCCGCAGTCTTTCTGCCAATACCAACATGATGGTGATTTTGGGGCTGGGCATTTCCAATGCAATGGTTGCTTTCTCCGGAGCATTGATTGCACAGCAAGGAGGATTCGCCGATGTTGGTATGGGTATCGGAATGATTATCATCGGTCTGGCTTCAGTCATAATCGGTGAAGCATTATTTGGCACAAAAACAATTGCCAGAACTACCCTGGCGGTTATTGGAGGAGCGATTATCTACCGCATCGTAGTTACCATGGCGCTGAGGGTAGAGTTCCTGGAACCTGGTGATATGAAGCTGATTACAGCAACTATTGTAATCCTTGCCTTAATAATGCCGAAGATTATTGACCGCACGAAGGAGAAGAAACGGAAAGCCAAAAGACTGGCAGGAAGCATGAACATAAGTGAATTGCCATCAGGCGGAAAGGGTGAGACTGGTGCTGCAATTAAATCAGATTCATAA
- the lpdA gene encoding dihydrolipoyl dehydrogenase, with translation MVVGELAHERDVIIIGGGPGGYHAAIRAAQLGHSVTLVEQEQLGGICLNKGCIPSKILTQSAEKFTSFQEGENWGLEGGDISFNLNKLQQYKQKKIEQLRAGVEALCQANNIEILNGSAFFLSEDKVGIEKGDKFDVFRFRDAIIATGGIPEKPPWTRELSEMVLDQHSISDLSEIPDKLLIYGSDYIALEIGMAFQALGSKVTLILEDGKEDFDFDQSICRELKRILKKKKIDIVRNSDVLELQHKEDMFTVTFELKGEIETISGTHLFVSTAIRPNTEQLGLSRIGVEQCAAGFIKVDAQSRTTQNHIFAVGDVTDGPALAVKAIKQGKTAAEAIAGFQSESDFHFIPIAAHTQPPIASAGLTEKEAINMGKDIEIGHFSLSANGFSILAGKKEGFIKVISCKEKQVLLGIHMVGTGAIELISAGITALEMAARDEDLIFPNYPHPSVNEGLLEAVEALRNQAIHIPPKSKNEQKLKV, from the coding sequence ATGGTAGTTGGAGAACTGGCACATGAGCGCGATGTCATCATTATCGGAGGCGGCCCTGGAGGGTATCATGCTGCGATCCGTGCTGCACAGCTCGGGCACAGTGTTACCTTGGTTGAACAGGAACAGCTTGGCGGGATCTGTTTAAATAAAGGCTGCATACCTTCAAAGATCCTTACACAGTCTGCAGAAAAATTCACTTCATTTCAAGAGGGGGAAAATTGGGGGCTGGAAGGAGGAGATATATCGTTTAATTTAAACAAACTTCAGCAATACAAACAGAAGAAAATTGAACAGCTCCGGGCAGGAGTTGAAGCCCTCTGTCAAGCCAATAATATTGAAATACTTAATGGTTCAGCTTTTTTTCTGTCTGAGGATAAGGTTGGCATCGAAAAAGGAGACAAATTTGATGTTTTCAGATTCAGGGATGCAATCATTGCGACCGGCGGAATACCTGAAAAACCACCTTGGACAAGAGAGTTAAGTGAAATGGTATTAGATCAGCATTCCATTTCAGATTTGAGTGAAATACCCGATAAACTATTAATCTATGGCAGTGACTATATTGCGCTTGAAATTGGTATGGCTTTTCAGGCCCTGGGATCTAAAGTGACTTTAATCCTCGAAGATGGGAAAGAGGATTTTGATTTCGATCAGTCCATTTGCCGGGAACTGAAAAGGATTTTAAAAAAGAAAAAAATAGACATAGTAAGAAATTCAGATGTATTGGAATTACAGCATAAGGAAGACATGTTTACAGTAACTTTTGAATTGAAGGGAGAAATAGAAACAATTTCAGGCACACATTTATTTGTTTCAACTGCCATTAGACCAAACACCGAACAGCTGGGACTATCCCGAATAGGGGTTGAACAATGTGCAGCGGGGTTTATAAAGGTGGATGCCCAAAGCAGGACAACACAGAATCATATCTTCGCAGTGGGTGATGTAACAGATGGTCCGGCACTTGCTGTAAAGGCAATTAAACAAGGAAAAACAGCTGCAGAAGCGATTGCGGGGTTTCAATCAGAATCAGATTTCCATTTCATTCCGATTGCAGCTCATACACAGCCTCCTATTGCGAGTGCCGGGTTAACGGAAAAGGAAGCAATTAACATGGGCAAGGATATTGAAATTGGCCATTTTTCATTGTCTGCTAACGGATTTAGCATTTTGGCCGGAAAAAAAGAAGGATTTATAAAAGTGATCAGCTGCAAGGAAAAACAAGTTCTTTTGGGAATCCACATGGTAGGCACTGGGGCAATAGAGCTAATTTCAGCCGGCATTACTGCATTGGAAATGGCAGCCAGGGATGAAGATCTAATTTTCCCGAACTATCCCCATCCCAGTGTAAATGAAGGCTTGCTTGAAGCTGTAGAAGCTTTAAGGAATCAGGCTATTCACATCCCGCCAAAAAGCAAAAATGAGCAAAAGTTAAAAGTGTAA
- a CDS encoding dihydrolipoamide acetyltransferase family protein — MEVKLHDIGEGMTEADINCFLVKPGDAVKADDPLVEVQTDKMTAEIPAPRAGIIKEFKVEPGDTVTVGTTILILEAEGHDGIEKVKVTSHPANSHKPQEPFQSFAAFKGKRVLASPFTRKIARENSINIENITGTGPAGRILDEDIYQYLASAQSKPEPAEEEQAVSMDTIISPPAEKGIIPFRGRRKQIARKMAQSLYTIPHCTHFEEIDVTELITFRKELKILNQNISATAFFLKALSICLKEFPVFNSVLHEEMEEIHLASVHHIGIAVDTDEGLIVPVINHVENKTIREIHEEMKQLTEKAVENKLSVKEISGGTFTISNVGPLGGSFGATPIIQHPQTALVSFHKTKKMPVVTDDDQIVIRSMMNISMSFDHRVADGATAVRFTNRFAELIKNPKMIVLEMV, encoded by the coding sequence GTGGAAGTGAAACTTCACGATATTGGAGAAGGCATGACAGAAGCAGATATCAATTGCTTTTTAGTCAAACCAGGGGATGCAGTCAAAGCCGATGATCCGCTGGTTGAAGTACAGACTGATAAAATGACTGCTGAAATACCTGCTCCCAGAGCGGGAATTATTAAGGAATTTAAAGTGGAGCCTGGCGATACGGTTACAGTGGGGACGACCATTCTAATTTTAGAGGCGGAGGGACATGATGGCATTGAGAAGGTGAAGGTTACTTCTCATCCTGCAAACTCTCATAAGCCGCAGGAGCCATTTCAATCTTTTGCGGCATTCAAAGGAAAACGGGTGCTTGCATCTCCATTTACAAGAAAAATAGCACGGGAAAATTCGATAAACATCGAGAATATTACTGGGACAGGTCCTGCCGGTCGAATTTTGGATGAAGACATCTATCAATACTTAGCATCCGCACAGAGTAAGCCTGAGCCAGCTGAAGAGGAGCAAGCTGTTTCGATGGATACTATAATAAGCCCTCCTGCTGAAAAAGGAATCATTCCATTTAGGGGCAGAAGGAAACAGATTGCCAGGAAAATGGCACAATCCCTCTATACCATTCCGCATTGTACCCATTTTGAAGAAATCGATGTAACGGAGCTGATTACTTTCAGAAAAGAACTTAAAATTCTGAATCAAAATATATCTGCAACAGCCTTTTTCCTGAAGGCATTGTCAATTTGCCTGAAAGAATTTCCTGTGTTCAATTCAGTCCTGCATGAAGAAATGGAAGAAATACATTTGGCAAGTGTACACCATATCGGTATTGCGGTTGATACCGATGAGGGGCTCATCGTTCCGGTCATTAACCATGTTGAGAATAAGACAATCAGAGAAATTCATGAGGAAATGAAACAGCTCACGGAAAAAGCGGTGGAAAATAAGCTTTCTGTCAAAGAAATATCTGGCGGAACATTCACGATCAGCAATGTAGGACCGCTTGGCGGAAGCTTTGGAGCGACACCGATTATTCAGCATCCGCAAACCGCACTGGTTTCTTTTCATAAAACAAAAAAGATGCCTGTTGTGACAGACGATGACCAGATTGTGATCCGCTCAATGATGAATATATCTATGTCTTTTGATCATAGAGTTGCAGACGGGGCGACAGCTGTACGCTTTACAAACCGGTTTGCTGAATTGATTAAAAATCCGAAAATGATTGTTCTGGAGATGGTATAA